A window from Deinococcus koreensis encodes these proteins:
- a CDS encoding GDP-mannose 4,6-dehydratase, whose amino-acid sequence MTSLVAVTGAEGFVGSHLVEALVASGARVRAMVQYNSFNSWGWLETLSPEVLASVDVQLGDVRDPGSVNALMKGAETVYHLAALIAIPYSYQAPRSYIETNVSGTLNVLEAARQYETPRVVHTSTSEVYGSAQTVPISENHPIHPQSPYAASKAAADHLVGSYVLSYNLPVVTLRPFNTYGPRQSARAVISNIISQLAADAPAVQVGDVTPTRDFTFVQDTAAAFLAVGTAGPEVLGRTLNAGSHKEISVGDLIQLISEVMNRPVRIEQTAERVRPAASEVRRLVCDNGALCRLTSWRPRHSLRDGLRRTVDWFGNPRNLERYKTGLYNV is encoded by the coding sequence ATGACCTCACTCGTCGCCGTCACCGGAGCAGAAGGATTCGTCGGTTCCCACCTGGTCGAGGCGCTCGTCGCCAGCGGGGCCAGAGTCCGGGCCATGGTGCAGTACAACTCGTTCAATTCCTGGGGCTGGCTCGAGACCCTCTCGCCGGAGGTGCTGGCCAGCGTGGACGTGCAACTCGGCGACGTCCGCGATCCCGGCTCGGTCAACGCGCTGATGAAGGGGGCCGAGACGGTCTACCACCTGGCGGCGCTGATCGCCATTCCGTACTCCTACCAGGCGCCGCGCTCGTACATCGAGACCAACGTCAGCGGCACGCTCAACGTCCTGGAAGCGGCCCGGCAGTACGAGACCCCGCGGGTCGTCCACACTTCCACCAGCGAGGTCTACGGCAGCGCCCAGACCGTGCCCATCAGCGAGAACCACCCCATCCACCCGCAGTCGCCCTACGCGGCGTCCAAGGCGGCGGCGGATCATCTGGTGGGCAGCTACGTGCTCAGCTACAACCTGCCCGTGGTGACCCTGCGGCCCTTCAACACCTACGGGCCCCGGCAGTCGGCGCGCGCCGTGATCTCAAACATCATCTCGCAGCTGGCGGCCGACGCCCCGGCCGTGCAGGTCGGCGACGTGACCCCGACCCGCGACTTCACCTTCGTGCAGGACACGGCCGCGGCATTCCTGGCGGTCGGCACGGCCGGGCCGGAGGTGCTGGGGCGCACGCTCAACGCCGGCAGCCACAAGGAGATCAGCGTGGGCGACCTGATCCAGCTGATCTCCGAGGTGATGAACCGCCCCGTGCGTATCGAGCAGACCGCCGAGCGGGTGCGCCCGGCCGCCTCCGAGGTGCGGCGGCTGGTCTGCGACAACGGCGCCCTGTGCCGGCTCACCAGCTGGCGGCCCCGCCACTCCCTGCGCGACGGCCTGCGCCGCACCGTCGACTGGTTCGGCAATCCGCGCAACCTCGAACGCTACAAGACCGGCCTCTACAACGTCTGA